The following proteins come from a genomic window of Rutidosis leptorrhynchoides isolate AG116_Rl617_1_P2 chromosome 10, CSIRO_AGI_Rlap_v1, whole genome shotgun sequence:
- the LOC139873662 gene encoding LEAF RUST 10 DISEASE-RESISTANCEUS RECEPTOR-LIKE PROTEIN KINASE-like 1.2 translates to MDLHFFIFFIIFVYFKVEIVSSQGTKSVSCLPKHCGNGPNITTPFWIPQQQDSSCGSIGFNITCKNSYPTIIIDNQDYVVKNIFYNNNSFLLVNTNAFYESNLCAVPIRNFSLNGTPFSYGFLSVDLYFFYNCRDPYDKKTYSVDCATSKSSNLSSFAVFHPEILEKNNYSINSCEKSVHVPVHVDVLKVLLYENYTDVLRKGFVMEWECSNCLKNGTHFFFSFEICSTLLY, encoded by the coding sequence ATGGATCTTCATTTCTTCATATTTTTCATCATCTTTGTTTACTTCAAAGTTGAAATTGTTTCATCACAAGGCACCAAATCAGTATCTTGTTTGCCCAAACACTGTGGAAATGGGCCAAATATTACCACTCCCTTTTGGATCCCACAACAACAAGATTCTTCATGTGGCTCAATTGGATTCAATATCACCTGCAAAAACAGTTATCCAACCATCATCATTGATAATCAAGATTACGTCGTAAAAAacatattttacaataataattcgTTCCTTCTTGTTAACACGAACGCTTTCTATGAAAGTAATCTTTGCGCGGTTCCTATAAGGAATTTTAGCCTCAATGGAACTCCTTTTAGTTATGGTTTCTTATCAGTAGATCTTTACTTCTTTTACAACTGTCGTGATCCTTACGACAAAAAAACATATTCGGTTGATTGTGCTACGTCCAAAAGTAGTAATCTTTCTTCGTTTGCTGTCTTCCACCCTGAAATCTTGGAGAAAAACAATTATTCGATTAATTCATGCGAAAAATCAGTTCATGTACCTGTTCATGTTGATGTTCTTAAggtgttgttgtatgaaaattatACTGATGTTCTAAGAAAAGGTTTTGTTATGGAGTGGGAGTGTAGCAACTGTTTAAAAAATGGTAcccatttttttttttcattcgaaATTTGTTCTACTTTGTTGTACTAA